Proteins encoded by one window of Natronomonas salsuginis:
- a CDS encoding DUF6735 family protein, translated as MGHRTLVAYDRNGYDLHYAHWGVDPTELTPETPFGGPPNDGWARERAETLLAPEGGRLLEDGETAVDPDPIATGLSFAELDGYVDPIEHEALYVVDRDFSVRTYLVFGLDCRSFGRDGTTVALVGYDGDDDAAYLRGWLAGARAVRGVCGPDDGAIVRALRWLDPDRGTIVWLTKRDRC; from the coding sequence ATGGGCCACCGAACGCTCGTCGCATACGACAGGAACGGCTACGATCTCCACTACGCACATTGGGGCGTCGATCCGACCGAACTCACACCCGAAACGCCCTTCGGCGGGCCGCCGAACGATGGGTGGGCGCGCGAGCGAGCCGAAACGCTGCTCGCGCCGGAAGGTGGCCGATTATTGGAGGACGGCGAGACGGCGGTCGATCCCGACCCGATCGCGACGGGACTGTCTTTCGCCGAACTGGACGGGTACGTCGATCCGATCGAACACGAAGCGCTGTACGTCGTCGATCGCGACTTCTCGGTTCGGACGTACCTCGTCTTCGGGCTCGATTGCCGCTCGTTCGGTCGCGACGGCACCACGGTCGCACTCGTCGGCTACGACGGGGACGACGACGCGGCGTACCTTCGCGGCTGGCTTGCCGGCGCGCGCGCGGTTCGAGGCGTCTGCGGGCCCGACGACGGGGCGATCGTCCGGGCGCTCCGGTGGCTCGATCCCGATCGGGGGACGATCGTGTGGCTGACGAAACGCGATCGGTGCTGA
- a CDS encoding site-2 protease family protein: protein MRNVEIGRITGIPIRLNATLVVFLPLLAWLISREAQLLFYAGVVNSISPRSIDVAVIQSGNMPILAGVATAIGLFVGVLLHELGHSWVARRYDVTIASITLWIFGGMAHMEDLPEDWDIELYVAIAGPVMSVLVGAACYVLLFVLPGQPVVLFVVGSLAVINVTLAVFNLIPAFPMDGGRVLRALLARSQPYAEATQTAATVGKLIAVLMAVFAVLAFAPLLLLIAMFVYIAAGAESRTTVLRDLFRGLTVRELMSTDVRTVTPETTVAAFVDRVVTERTTAYPVMERGTVTGVVTLDSVQKVPLEARDSTTVADVMGPTPPTVGPDADAFDALVTMSSARGDRILVVESGRFVGQITSADLVRMIEVLQGLGPRDEMELPDGYA, encoded by the coding sequence ATGCGAAACGTCGAGATCGGCCGAATCACCGGTATCCCGATCCGTCTCAACGCCACGCTCGTCGTCTTTTTGCCGCTCCTCGCGTGGCTCATCAGCCGAGAGGCGCAACTCCTCTTCTACGCCGGGGTCGTCAATAGCATCTCACCGCGGTCGATCGACGTCGCGGTGATTCAATCGGGGAACATGCCGATACTCGCGGGCGTCGCGACCGCGATAGGGCTCTTCGTCGGCGTGTTGCTCCACGAGTTGGGTCACTCGTGGGTCGCCCGCCGCTACGACGTCACGATCGCGTCGATCACGCTATGGATATTCGGCGGGATGGCGCATATGGAGGACCTCCCGGAGGACTGGGACATCGAGCTGTACGTCGCGATTGCGGGGCCGGTGATGAGCGTGCTCGTGGGTGCGGCCTGTTACGTTCTTTTGTTCGTCCTCCCCGGACAGCCGGTCGTGCTCTTCGTCGTCGGTTCGCTCGCCGTGATCAACGTGACGCTCGCGGTGTTCAACCTGATTCCGGCATTTCCAATGGACGGCGGGCGGGTCCTTCGAGCGCTTCTCGCGCGTTCGCAGCCGTATGCCGAGGCGACGCAGACCGCCGCGACGGTCGGAAAGCTCATCGCGGTGTTGATGGCGGTGTTCGCCGTGCTCGCGTTCGCGCCGCTGTTGTTGCTCATCGCCATGTTTGTCTACATCGCCGCCGGGGCCGAATCGCGGACGACGGTGCTCCGGGATCTGTTCCGCGGATTGACGGTCCGCGAACTGATGTCGACGGACGTTCGGACGGTCACGCCCGAGACGACGGTCGCCGCGTTCGTCGATCGCGTCGTGACCGAACGGACGACCGCGTATCCGGTGATGGAGCGCGGGACGGTGACGGGAGTCGTGACGCTGGATTCGGTGCAAAAGGTCCCGCTAGAGGCCCGCGACTCGACGACCGTCGCCGATGTGATGGGTCCCACGCCGCCGACGGTCGGTCCCGATGCGGACGCCTTCGACGCGCTGGTGACGATGAGCTCTGCCCGAGGTGATCGGATCCTCGTCGTCGAGAGCGGCCGGTTCGTCGGGCAGATCACGTCCGCCGATTTGGTCCGGATGATCGAGGTGCTGCAGGGGCTCGGACCGCGGGACGAGATGGAGCTCCCCGACGGATACGCCTAG
- a CDS encoding DUF7139 domain-containing protein, producing the protein MSQPLKDANALVAVYSEPITEPSTGGEVYGYWLFVVGLVASVVGVALFFYTATLEQPPAAQGGTYWMLREIGVVLPAGGVPVMLGGVAIRLPPRRVATWLTLFGTVVCLGALAWFLTVYPTAWSTASGEPSVIGLYTAGLVVIALSPVFIPMLSRAETETESERIAREQREATFAATEARFERAEQARDEARIERDEGEGTADAAAAEVASIRQSKARFELFADRSDEHRWRV; encoded by the coding sequence ATGTCACAGCCACTCAAAGATGCGAACGCGTTGGTCGCCGTCTACAGCGAGCCGATAACGGAACCGTCGACAGGCGGCGAGGTGTACGGCTACTGGCTGTTCGTCGTCGGACTGGTGGCGAGCGTCGTGGGCGTCGCGCTCTTTTTCTACACGGCTACCCTCGAACAGCCGCCGGCCGCACAGGGCGGAACGTACTGGATGCTCCGGGAGATCGGTGTCGTCCTCCCAGCTGGTGGCGTTCCGGTGATGCTCGGCGGTGTTGCCATCCGACTCCCGCCACGAAGGGTGGCGACCTGGCTGACGCTGTTCGGCACCGTCGTCTGTCTGGGGGCGCTCGCGTGGTTTCTGACCGTCTATCCGACCGCCTGGAGTACCGCCAGCGGAGAACCGAGCGTCATCGGACTGTACACGGCGGGACTCGTCGTTATCGCGCTATCGCCGGTGTTCATCCCGATGTTGAGTCGAGCGGAGACCGAAACCGAAAGCGAACGCATCGCCCGCGAACAGCGGGAGGCGACGTTCGCGGCGACCGAAGCACGATTCGAGCGGGCTGAGCAGGCGCGTGACGAAGCGCGCATCGAACGCGACGAAGGGGAGGGGACTGCCGATGCGGCGGCCGCAGAGGTAGCATCCATCCGACAGTCCAAGGCCCGCTTCGAGCTGTTCGCAGACAGGAGCGACGAGCATCGCTGGCGAGTATGA
- a CDS encoding 50S ribosomal protein L15e, whose translation MARSFYSHIREAWKTPKEGKLAELQWQRQQEWRKQGSVTRVDRPTRLDRARSLGYKAKQGVVVARVSVRKGSARKQRFKAGRRSKRQGVNKITRRKNLQRIAEERSVRKFRNLRVLNSYWVGEDGSQKWFEVILLDPEHGAIENDDDLNWICDDSQRGRTYRGRTSAGRRGRGLQTRGKGAEHTRPSIRSNNNRGK comes from the coding sequence ATGGCACGAAGCTTCTACTCACACATCCGAGAGGCGTGGAAGACGCCGAAGGAAGGCAAGCTCGCGGAACTGCAGTGGCAACGACAACAGGAGTGGCGCAAACAGGGATCGGTCACGCGAGTCGACCGTCCGACGCGACTCGACCGAGCCCGTTCGCTCGGCTACAAGGCGAAACAGGGCGTCGTCGTCGCTCGCGTCTCGGTCCGGAAGGGCAGCGCCCGAAAGCAGCGATTCAAGGCCGGCCGCCGGTCCAAGCGACAGGGTGTCAACAAGATCACGCGGCGGAAGAACCTCCAGCGGATCGCCGAGGAGCGATCCGTCCGGAAGTTCCGAAACCTGCGCGTGCTGAACAGCTACTGGGTCGGTGAGGACGGCTCCCAGAAGTGGTTCGAAGTGATTCTGCTCGATCCGGAACACGGGGCGATCGAGAACGACGACGACCTCAACTGGATCTGCGACGACAGCCAGCGCGGCCGGACCTACCGCGGCCGGACCTCCGCGGGTCGGCGCGGTCGGGGCCTGCAGACGCGCGGGAAGGGTGCCGAACACACCCGCCCGAGCATCCGTTCGAACAACAACCGCGGGAAGTAA
- a CDS encoding serine/threonine-protein kinase RIO2, whose protein sequence is MVQNVATRMVELEREDFHLLSGIEHGMRFSRWVAREKLPEFSRLDPGDIGYRIDRCMDRKLLEQKTVQYTGYRLTFEGYDALALRTFSERETIDGVGSPLGVGKESDVYEARSFRPLALKYHREGYTNFREVQKEREYTADNEHRSWLYTARKAAEREYEALETLYPNVSVPRPVDQNRHAIVMERIDGVELSRVKLEPEQVVGVLDLVLSEMAAAYEAGFVHADMSEYNVFVASDGVTIFDWPQAVPTEHANSRELLRRDIDNVFGHFERKYPSETPEIDREHVADAVAGGSFETVREFEL, encoded by the coding sequence ATGGTACAGAACGTCGCCACGCGGATGGTGGAGTTGGAACGGGAAGACTTCCACCTGCTCTCGGGCATCGAACACGGGATGCGGTTTTCTCGATGGGTGGCGCGAGAGAAGCTGCCGGAGTTCTCGCGGCTCGATCCGGGCGATATCGGGTACCGGATCGACCGCTGTATGGATCGCAAACTGCTCGAACAGAAGACGGTGCAGTACACGGGTTACCGACTCACCTTCGAGGGATACGACGCGCTCGCGCTTCGGACGTTCTCCGAGCGGGAGACGATCGACGGGGTCGGTTCGCCGCTCGGGGTCGGCAAGGAGAGCGACGTCTACGAAGCCCGATCGTTCCGGCCGCTCGCGCTGAAGTACCACCGGGAGGGGTACACGAACTTCCGCGAGGTCCAAAAAGAGCGGGAGTACACGGCGGACAACGAGCACCGATCGTGGCTCTACACCGCACGAAAGGCGGCCGAGCGGGAGTACGAGGCGCTCGAAACGCTGTATCCGAACGTCTCCGTCCCCCGACCGGTCGATCAGAACCGTCACGCGATCGTGATGGAGCGGATCGACGGGGTCGAACTGTCCCGGGTGAAACTGGAACCCGAACAGGTCGTCGGCGTTCTCGATCTCGTCCTCTCGGAGATGGCGGCGGCTTACGAGGCCGGCTTCGTCCACGCGGACATGAGCGAGTACAACGTGTTCGTCGCGAGCGACGGCGTGACGATCTTCGATTGGCCCCAAGCGGTGCCGACCGAGCACGCGAACAGCCGCGAACTGCTGCGGCGGGACATCGACAACGTGTTCGGGCACTTCGAGCGGAAGTATCCGAGTGAAACGCCCGAGATCGACAGAGAACACGTGGCAGACGCGGTGGCCGGGGGGAGCTTCGAGACGGTGCGGGAGTTCGAGCTATAA
- a CDS encoding RAD55 family ATPase: protein MRVSSGVSGFDDLVGGGMPAKRLYVLSGPPGSGKTTFSTQFLVEGARQGESCLFVSMHESRDDIVDDMSGYEFGFDRAVGSDRLTFVDVFSSEGKRLFRPPGKHHGSSSLINRLTGFIDSNGIDRVIVDSTMLLEYLLADAESTTVQFLTSLKRTDATVVLISEMTDPSAYADEHYLAHGVIFMHNFLENGGMQRGVQVLKMRGTRIETDIHDISFGADGISVGAKRRA, encoded by the coding sequence ATGCGCGTTTCCAGCGGTGTATCAGGGTTCGACGACCTCGTCGGCGGGGGGATGCCGGCCAAGCGACTCTACGTGCTCTCGGGCCCGCCGGGAAGCGGAAAGACGACGTTCTCGACCCAGTTTCTGGTCGAGGGGGCGAGACAGGGCGAGAGCTGTCTGTTCGTGAGCATGCACGAATCCCGCGACGACATCGTCGACGACATGTCCGGCTACGAGTTCGGATTCGATCGAGCGGTCGGCAGCGATCGGTTGACCTTCGTCGACGTGTTCTCCTCGGAGGGAAAGCGGCTGTTCCGGCCGCCGGGGAAACACCACGGCTCGTCCAGTCTGATCAACCGCCTCACGGGGTTCATCGATTCGAACGGGATCGACCGCGTCATCGTCGACTCCACGATGCTCTTGGAGTATCTGCTGGCGGACGCCGAGAGCACCACGGTACAGTTTTTGACCTCGCTGAAGCGCACCGACGCAACCGTGGTGTTGATCTCTGAGATGACCGATCCGTCGGCGTATGCCGACGAACACTACCTGGCTCACGGCGTCATATTCATGCACAACTTCCTCGAAAACGGCGGGATGCAGCGCGGCGTGCAAGTGTTGAAGATGCGAGGGACACGGATAGAGACGGACATTCACGACATCTCGTTCGGAGCCGACGGGATCAGCGTTGGAGCGAAACGGAGGGCGTGA
- a CDS encoding Lrp/AsnC family transcriptional regulator, producing the protein MVEKIDDVDRAILYALQEDARNMSSGDIAERTGTSDSTVRKRIQRLESDGVIKGYSASVDYQKSGYPLRMLLYCTASIPERGDTLPEILNVEGVVSVQELVTGEQNLLVTAVGESDSDITPVAQELLDMGLTVADEVLVRSHETTPFSKFDPENCTENDR; encoded by the coding sequence ATGGTCGAAAAGATCGACGACGTGGACAGAGCGATTCTGTATGCACTACAGGAAGACGCCCGGAACATGTCGTCCGGAGATATCGCTGAGCGAACCGGCACTTCGGACAGCACCGTCCGAAAGCGCATTCAGCGTCTCGAATCCGACGGCGTGATCAAGGGGTACAGCGCCAGCGTCGATTATCAGAAGTCGGGGTATCCGCTCCGAATGTTGCTCTACTGCACCGCGTCGATCCCCGAACGCGGCGACACCCTCCCCGAGATCCTGAACGTCGAGGGCGTCGTGTCGGTTCAAGAGCTTGTCACCGGCGAGCAGAACCTGCTCGTCACCGCCGTCGGCGAGTCGGACAGCGACATCACGCCGGTGGCCCAGGAACTCTTGGACATGGGTCTCACCGTCGCCGACGAGGTCCTCGTTCGGAGCCACGAGACGACGCCGTTCAGCAAGTTCGACCCTGAAAATTGCACAGAGAACGATCGCTAA
- a CDS encoding amidohydrolase family protein, with translation MEEIEGTVLVGQSFEPTRGRVVVEDGRIQAVEEVETTSTDIVLPGFVNAHTHIGDSVAKEAAVGLSLEEAVAPPESLKHRRLAAADRPDLVTAMHRTLRFMRRTGTISCLDFRESGIAGARALREAAHGVGVDPFIFGSGDQSVLDIADGYGASGANDGAFAEQRAACEKRDVPFAIHAGEPDATDIHPALELKPDLLVHMVHAEREHLERVAEQSVPVAVCPRANTVLGVGKPPIRKLLDHTTVALGTDNVMLNAPSMFREMAYTAKQFDVTAREVLRMATTAGAEIAGLDGGVIAPDRRAALIVLDGDSDNLAGSVDPVQAVVRRACALDIRRVIA, from the coding sequence ATGGAAGAAATTGAAGGGACCGTTCTCGTCGGGCAGTCGTTCGAGCCGACCCGTGGTCGCGTCGTCGTCGAGGACGGTCGGATCCAGGCGGTCGAGGAGGTAGAGACGACGTCGACCGATATCGTGCTACCAGGATTCGTCAACGCGCACACGCACATTGGCGATTCCGTTGCAAAAGAAGCGGCTGTCGGGCTGTCACTCGAGGAGGCTGTGGCACCGCCGGAGAGTCTGAAACACCGACGACTAGCGGCCGCTGACCGGCCCGATCTTGTGACTGCGATGCATCGCACGCTTCGATTCATGCGACGAACCGGCACGATCTCCTGTCTGGATTTCAGGGAATCCGGTATCGCCGGGGCACGCGCGCTTCGTGAGGCAGCCCACGGGGTCGGCGTTGATCCGTTCATCTTCGGGAGCGGAGATCAGTCTGTCCTGGACATCGCCGATGGATACGGGGCCTCCGGTGCGAACGACGGCGCGTTTGCCGAACAGCGTGCGGCGTGCGAGAAACGTGACGTTCCCTTTGCCATCCACGCTGGCGAACCGGACGCGACCGACATCCATCCGGCACTCGAACTGAAGCCAGATCTACTCGTCCACATGGTACACGCCGAACGAGAGCATCTCGAGCGAGTCGCAGAGCAGTCAGTTCCAGTCGCCGTGTGCCCGCGTGCGAACACCGTTCTCGGCGTCGGAAAGCCCCCGATACGGAAGTTACTCGACCACACGACAGTCGCACTCGGAACGGACAACGTGATGTTGAACGCTCCGTCGATGTTCCGGGAGATGGCGTACACGGCGAAACAATTCGACGTCACCGCCCGAGAGGTGTTGCGGATGGCGACCACTGCCGGTGCCGAGATCGCTGGACTCGACGGTGGTGTTATCGCTCCTGATCGGCGGGCGGCACTCATCGTCCTCGACGGCGACTCGGACAATTTGGCTGGCTCGGTCGATCCGGTACAGGCGGTCGTCCGGCGCGCGTGCGCGCTGGACATCAGACGCGTCATCGCTTAG